The Diceros bicornis minor isolate mBicDic1 chromosome 15, mDicBic1.mat.cur, whole genome shotgun sequence genome has a window encoding:
- the CCNL1 gene encoding cyclin-L1 isoform X2 yields the protein MYLQVLECERNQTLVQTAWNYMNDSLRTNVFVRFQPETIACACIYLAARALQIPLPTRPHWFLLFGTTEEEIQEICIETLRLYTRKKPNYELLEKEVEKRKVALQEAKLKAKGLNPDGTPALSTLGGFSPASKPSSPREVKAEEKSPISVNVKMVKKEPEDRQQASKSPYNGVRKDSKRSRNSRSASRSRSRTRSRSRSHTPRRHYNNRRSRSGTYSSRSRSRSRSHSESPRRHHNHGSPHLKAKHARDDLKSSNRHGHKRKKSRSRSQSKSRDHSDAAKKHRHERGHHRDRRERSRSFERSHKGKHHGSSRSGHSRHRR from the exons ATGTATTTACAAGTCTTAGAATGTGAACGTAATCAAACCCTGGTTCAAACTGCCTG GAATTATATGAATGACAGTCTTCGAACCAATGTCTTTGTTCGATTTCAACCAGAAACTATAGCATGCGCTTGCATCTACCTTGCAGCTAGAGCTCTTCAG ATTCCATTGCCAACTCGTCCCCAttggtttcttctttttggtaCTACTGAAGAGGAGATCCAGGAAATCTGCATAGAAACACTTAGGCTTTATACTAGGAAAAAG CCAAACTATGAATTGCTGGaaaaagaagtagagaaaagaaaagtagcTTTACAAGAAGCCAAGTTAAAAGCAAAGGGGTTGAATCCTGATGGAACTCCAGCTCTTTCAACCCTTGGTGGATTTTCTCCAGCCTCTAAACCAT catcacCAAGAGAAGTAAAAGCTGAGGAGAAGTCACCAATCTCCGTTAATGTGAAGATGGTCAAAAAAGAACCTGAGGATAGACAACAGGCTTCCAAAAGCCCTTACAATGG TGTGAGAAAAGACAGCAAGAGAAGTAGAAATAGCAGAAGTGCAAGCCGATCAAGGTCAAGGACGCGATCACGTTCTAGATCACATACTCCAAGACGACA ttatAATAATAGGCGGAGTCGATCTGGAACATACAGCTCGAGATCAAGAAGCAGGTCCCGCAGTCACAGTGAAAGCCCAAGAAGACATCATAATCATGGTTCTCCTCACCTTAAGGCCAAGCATGCCAGAGATGATTTAAAAAGCTCAAATAGACAtggtcacaaaaggaaaaaatctcgTTCTCGATCTCAGAGCAAGTCTCGGGATCACTCAGATGCTGCCAAGAAACACAGGCACGAAAGGGGACATCACAGGGACAGGCGTGAAAGATCTCGCTCCTTTGAGAGGTCCCACAAAGGCAAGCACCACGGTAGCAGCCGCTCAGGACACAGCAGGCACAGGCGCTGA